The following proteins come from a genomic window of Botrytis cinerea B05.10 chromosome 14, complete sequence:
- the Bcatg2 gene encoding Bcatg2 yields the protein MASYFQLSSMPKRLLQYALSSLEVFETDALDLENLDIAWGKNSTFEFKDVGLRLKKLETLLQLPSTIALSKAKVLLLRLTIPVDIYSSPILVEVDGVDVQLRVREEKGVYNPRTNHDRFRKKSTSKNQGLDPTLPTAEDLAASFLQTESREEKEELEAAILGETQDVSESVTSNEGGDSPVGTGTALSLPAFMARFLQGIVDRLQVRVHGITFNVDLDIPAEGPTSNRTTDPVTVQLKIDDVDIEGVTHDIESTQTRGGKDITSLFKEGKRLVCLSNIQGALITEANLFQTLSRSSSVVSPVPPHSDITEPRRAAEKERSSEETQVMSVESAGGFDRVASPSPPSSPASSLRVSESSLPEIKRPSPPLRPVKTSPSVKASTVANDSGQFDDASEDGHSSPSGSGIGDVDTSEMGDSLLQSSAILDQVTDSLLLDHPEGNDMRSSQSQSEHSTPGENSRTSTPRASAHISSPSSQTPEFNAFHSVNRAHNMLQSTMLPPRAHTRFSVERISHSQPTLPPTTAPLDRTYLVQQSRVPSEDSMSESSSSTFNEEIGDDLAQSQLFSHEEAESMYMSAVSFTSAAPIPGGWADSGTESEDARSPPLTPTDYNFRGEKLDNLENARHYIPSDGASDIDSLEKSTILPLRPLHASSRSIGSMRSETPRQSRLLHKVSSDVSVKSTVTSDDYNRMTKQIFSLDQVAIYIPAMNDPSSDPVDAAAESALFGSTFDGHSDSHSNTMDLPGAFSTHLPREQRSRSSPKPTPRVPTQPPQKPEENKSIEVDVGNLLAQFDISIGRLIYKLVCQIQESMKKKTQAATVSSKPTSSSPEPHLRVSAQTVSLKFLEHLKGTLGSRIAEPQTKALDSDVLLKTTIKGLNVSRNPSDTTTKTSVTLQKFIFGYAQENIVSFDAGLQMRASTRDLAASAGIDVSANIYQSHDGTRFEVHTLPLHVAVDLQHLDETFSWFGGLSSVLNLGSSMASNTTVISSPVIKPKSKGVKFNTPIEPDDQTMAVQNKADVRIGGLILDLVGTECSVGVETSAVKLISREEGIGIGIDKIRLSGPHLRHSVDDPAIVIDVSTTRIEFLNAPKDNDIDRLLALIAPSNSKYDQDDDILLDTLLRQRQQGSVLRLTVDDLQAKIGRLNELSYLPELGEEVARLSTVTKYLPDDDRPGLLSLVKIKKLGIDVDVNNSVGSLQLKATDLDMAQIPIPSLVALSVGTVSAYRNYSEELIGAGTDQVFNRPELRIPSIMARLIGDEMEPIVKIKLWNLRVEYRVPTLMVLLGLADTATGNEMSASITASVATLRDLAQPQTPKGKEKGVEKRPASSSSPAKPMTIDVVLKDCIVGLNPLGLPSKILAVLTEAHVAAVLPKDQNASVTAELSKASLLVIDNVAHLASTVQSDHNRNSFNGGSNQVADLTSTGYVSVSYISSAKATVLLSVDDDGQNCLDVELRDDLFVLESCADSTQTLISVLGKLAPPGKPPKKEENTYQTKVVPLNNLLASVSIDAFGTPEGQYEFSNDFTELGDLTEEGESELGFDSDYCKGSSDDGYKQAVLDDVEDSLASLNLTARDTRDGVLLDSFAEEPEIDNVALSFHEDHFGTGSSLEHSAHRWNSARNTYDTSNYSKVKKSPLRVRVRDVHIIWNLFDGYDWQDTRDTISKAVQDIESKAIEKRARNERRSTWEQDIDDDEDTERGTFLLNSMWIDIPNSRDPRELAAAINQQLNDNATETESIATTSYTVTPSRQGGGRAAKKLRLNRTKHHKIAFELKGVCVDLVTFPPLSGETQSSIDIRVNDLEVFDNIRTSTWRKFATYMQDAGEREKGSNMVHIEIINVKPVPTLAATEMVIKVTILPLRLHVDQDALDFITRFFEFKVESDIEPEAPGEKPFLQRVEVNSIDVKLDFKPKRVDYSGLRSGRTTEFMNFMILDGADMTLRHCIIHGCSGFDKMGQVLNDIWTPDVKENQLPGILAGLAPVRSIVNVGSGFKDLVVIPMNEYKKDGRIVRNISRGAAIFAKTTGTELVKLGAKVAIGVQTVLQGAEGLLGPQDSSLPHANSSDDEDERKQISLYANQPVGVMQGLRGGYASLQRDLIMARDAIIAVPGEVMEDGNAKGVLKAVRKHAPTVILRPVIGVAKGAGQVLMGATNTLDKKNLERVDAKYKKH from the exons ATGGCGTCTTATTTCCAATTATCCTCGATGCCCAAACGGTTGCTGCAATATGCGCTTTCGAGTTTGGAAGTCTTCGAGACGGATGCATTGGATTTAGAAAATTTGGATATTGCGTGGGGGAAAAATAGCACGTTTGAATTTAAGGATGTTGGGTTGAGATTAAAG AAACTCGAGACTTTACTACAACTTCCTTCCACGATCGCATTAAGTAAAGCTAAAGTTTTACTGCTGCGGCTCACGATACCGGtcgatatatatagtagCCCGATATTGGTCGAAGTTGATGGAGTGGATGTGCAGTTGAGGGTTAGGGAGGAGAAGGGTGTATATAATCCACGGACGAACCATGACAGGTTCAGGAAGAAGTCGACATCGAAGAACCAGGGGCTAGATCCTACACTTCCAACTGCAGAGGATCTCGCGGCATCATTTCTACAAACGGAAtcgagagaagagaaagaagagttggAAGCCGCAATTCTTGGGGAGACGCAGGATGTGTCAGAGTCTGTTACGTCTAATGAAGGAGGAGATTCACCTGTTGGAACTGGAACGGCTCTCTCGCTACCGGCATTCATGGCTAGATTCTTGCAGGGCATTGTGGACAGGCTACAAGTAAGGGTGCATGGGATTACCTTCAATGTAGATCTTGATATTCCTGCAGAAGGACCCACGTCAAACCGTACCACGGATCCAGTAACAGTTCAGTTAAAGATTGACGATGTCGATATTGAGGGAGTTACACATGATATTGAGTCTACCCAGACAAGAGGGGGGAAGGACATAACATCATTGTTcaaggagggaaagagacTGGTCTGTCTAAGCAATATTCAAGGAGCACTTATCACAGAGGCAAATCTATTTCAGACACTCTCTCGATCATCCTCGGTTGTATCGCCAGTACCTCCGCACTCTGACATAACAGAACCTAGGAGGGCTGCCGAAAAGGAGCGATCATCAGAAGAAACACAAGTTATGTCTGTGGAAAGTGCTGGTGGATTTGATCGAGTGGCTTCTCCTAGCCCCCCATCATCTCCTGCTTCGTCACTACGAGTCTCCGAATCCTCACTGCCGGAAATAAAACGTCCTTCGCCACCCTTGAGGCCCGTAAAAACCTCGCCATCGGTTAAAGCTTCGACTGTTGCTAATGACAGTGGACAATTCGATGATGCATCAGAAGATGGCCATTCCAGTCCTTCCGGGAGTGGGATTGGGGATGTCGACACCAGCGAGATGGGAGATAGCTTGCTTCAAAGCTCGGCAATCCTTGACCAAGTTACCGACTCCCTACTTTTGGACCACCCTGAGGGAAACGATATGAGAtcttcacaatcacaatctgAACATAGCACACCTGGCGAAAATTCACGCACTTCGACGCCAAGGGCCTCTGCTCATATTTCCTCGCCTTCTAGTCAGACACCAGAATTTAACGCATTCCATAGCGTTAACAGGGCTCACAATATGTTACAATCTACCATGCTACCACCCAGAGCTCATACTAGATTCTCTGTGGAGCGAATATCTCATTCACAGCCAACACTTCCGCCCACTACCGCGCCACTTGATCGGACTTATTTAGTTCAGCAGTCTAGAGTTCCATCGGAAGATTCTATGAGTGAGAGTAGCAGCTCAACTTTCAATGAAGAGATAGGAGATGATCTTGCGCAGTCTCAATTATTCAGTCACGAAGAAGCTGAGAGCATGTACATGAGTGCAGTCTCATTTACTTCTGCCGCTCCAATTCCTGGCGGGTGGGCAGATTCAGGCACTGAGAGCGAAGATGCAAGGTCTCCACCACTCACTCCAACGGACTATAATTTCCGAGGGGAGAAGCTCGACAATCTTGAAAACGCTCGCCATTATATTCCTTCGGATGGCGCATCAGATATTGATTCCCTTGAGAAATCCACAATCTTGCCCTTGAGGCCACTACATGCTTCGAGTAGGAGCATAGGTTCTATGCGCTCGGAAACTCCACGCCAGTCCCGCCTCTTACACAAAGTTTCAAGTGATGTTTCGGTGAAGTCCACCGTTACTTCTGATGACTATAATCGAATGACGAAGCAGATCTTTAGCCTTGATCAGGTCGCTATTTATATTCCGGCGATGAATGATCCTTCTTCTGATCCTGTAGATGCAGCTGCTGAATCAGCACTCTTTGGCAGCACGTTCGATGGCCATAGTGACTCACACTCAAATACAATGGATCTTCCTGGGGCATTTTCTACTCATCTACCTAGAGAGCAACGCTCCCGGTCATCGCCCAAACCAACACCGAGAGTCCCAACACAGCCACCACAGAAGCCTGAGGAGAACAAATCAATTGAGGTTGACGTGGGAAATTTACTGGctcaatttgatatatctatAGGCAGACTCATATATAAGCTTGTTTGCCAAATTCAAGAGTctatgaaaaagaagacacAAGCGGCCACTGTATCAAGCAAGCCTACTTCTAGCTCTCCTGAACCTCATCTCAGGGTCAGTGCTCAAACTGTATCACTCAAGTTCTTGGAACATCTTAAGGGTACATTGGGTTCACGGATTGCAGAACCACAGACGAAGGCATTGGATTCGGATGTTCTTCTCAAGACCACAATCAAGGGGCTCAATGTCTCTAGAAATCCTTCGGACACTACTACCAAGACTAGCGTAACACTGCAAAAGTTTATTTTTGGCTACGCTcaagaaaatattgtttcttttgaCGCAGGTCTTCAAATGAGAGCTTCTACTCGTGATCTTGCTGCTTCTGCTGGCATCGATGTGTCTGCCAACATATACCAAAGCCATGATGGCACTCGATTTGAGGTTCACACTTTGCCCCTACATGTGGCGGTTGACCTACAACATCTTGATGAGACATTTAGCTGGTTTGGTGGATTGAGTAGCGTACTCAACCTTGGTAGCTCGATGGCTTCGAACACGACAGTCATTTCCAGCCCAGTGATAAAGCCGAAGTCAAAGGGCGTGAAATTCAACACACCTATTGAACCTGATGATCAAACAATGGCAGTACAAAACAAGGCAGATGTTAGGATTGGCGGGTTGATTCTTGACTTGGTAGGCACTGAATGCAGCGTGGGAGTTGAAACTTCTGCTGTGAAGTTGATCAGTCGCGAGGAAGGAATCGGTATTGGCATCGACAAGATCAGATTATCCGGGCCACACCTCAGGCACTCTGTTGACGACCCTGCTATTGTGATTGACGTTTCTACGACGCGAATTGAGTTCCTGAACGCGCCTAAGGACAACGATATAGATCGATTGTTGGCATTAATCGCaccatcaaattcaaagtatGATCAAGATGATGATATCCTTCTTGATACTCTACTTCGTCAACGACAACAAGGATCTGTGCTCCGACTTACTGTGGACGATCTACAGGCCAAAATTGGTAGGTTGAACGAGTTGAGTTATCTTCCAGAATTGGGTGAAGAGGTCGCAAGACTTTCCACAGTTACAAAGTATTTACCCGACGATGATCGACCGGGTCTTTTGTCCTTggtcaagatcaagaagctCGGTATCGATGTTGATGTCAACAACTCTGTGGGGAGTCTACAACTCAAGGCTACTGATTTGGATATGGCGCAGATCCCCATACCATCACTGGTAGCATTAAGTGTCGGCACGGTTTCTGCATATCGAAACTATTCTGAGGAGTTGATCGGCGCGGGCACAGATCAAGTATTCAATAGGCCAGAGTTAAGAATTCCAAGCATCATGGCGCGATTGATTGGTGATGAGATGGAGCCTATCGTGAAAATCAAGCTCTGGAATCTGAGAGTTGAATATCGCGTTCCAACATTGATGGTACTGCTCGGGCTGGCCGATACTGCAACTGGGAATGAAATGTCGGCTAGTATAACAGCGTCAGTCGCTACATTGAGGGACTTAGCCCAACCACAAACTCCAAAAGGCAAAGAGAAAGGTGTTGAAAAACGCCCCGCGTCTAGTAGTAGTCCGGCTAAGCCAATGACCATTGATGTCGTTCTAAAAGACTGCATCGTTGGCCTCAATCCTTTGGGCTTGCCTTCAAAAATACTTGCCGTATTGACCGAAGCACATGTAGCTGCAGTTTTACCAAAGGATCAGAACGCAAGTGTCACAGCTGAGTTAAGCAAGGCTTCTCTTCTTGTCATTGACAATGTTGCTCATCTTGCAAGTACTGTGCAATCAGATCATAACAGGAATTCCTTCAATGGTGGCAGTAATCAAGTGGCAGATCTCACTTCAACGGGCTATGTGTCAGTCAGCTACATCTCATCTGCAAAGGCTACCGTTCTTCTTTCAGTTGACGATGATGGCCAGAATTGTCTTGATGTTGAGTTACGAGATGATCTCTTCGTGCTTGAATCTTGTGCCGATTCCACTCAAACATTGATCAGCGTGCTTGGTAAATTGGCTCCGCCGGGAAAACCAccgaaaaaggaagagaacaCTTATCAAACAAAAGTTGTTCCACTTAACAACCTTCTGGCGTCTGTATCAATAGATGCTTTTGGAACTCCCGAAGGTCAATACGAATTCAGCAACGATTTCACAGAGCTTGGGGACTTAACTGAAGAAGGTGAAAGCGAACTCGGCTTCGATTCCGATTACTGTAAAGGTTCATCCGACGATGGGTACAAACAAGCTGTTCTTGATGATGTAGAAGATTCATTAGCATCTCTGAACCTCACCGCACGTGATACTCGGGATGGTGTCTTACTAGACAGCTTTGCGGAAGAGCCAGAAATTGATAACGTAGCTCTATCGTTCCACGAGGATCATTTTGGGACAGGCTCGTCACTGGAGCACTCCGCTCATAGGTGGAACTCAGCTAGGAATACCTATGATACATCAAACTACAGCAAGGTCAAAAAGAGTCCGTTGAGGGTGCGCGTACGAGATGTACACATAATCTGGAATCTGTTTGATGGCTACGATTGGCAAGACACTCGGGATACAATCTCCAAGGCTGTACAAGATATCGAATCCAAAGCCATTGAAAAGCGTGCTCGGAATGAAAGGCGCTCGACTTGGGAGCAGGatatcgatgatgatgaagacacTGAGCGTGGAACCTTTTTGCTGAACTCAATGTGGATCGACATTCCCAACAGCCGCGATCCCCGTGAACTCGCTGCAGCTATCAATCAACAGCTGAACGACAATGCTACCGAGACGGAGTCAATAGCAACCACGAGTTATACTGTCACTCCGAGTAGACAAGGAGGCGGGCGTGCAGCCAAAAAGCTTCGACTCAATCGTACCAAACATCATAAGATTGCATTCGAGCTGAAAGGAGTCTGTGTTGACCTTGTGACTTTCCCACCCTTGAGTGGCGAAACCCAAAGCTCCATTGACATTCGTGTAAATGACCTGGAGGTGTTTGATAACATTCGTACTTCGACCTGGAGAAAATTTGCCACTTACATGCAAGATGCAggtgaaagagaaaaggggTCAAATATGGTTCACATCGAAATCATCAATGTCAAACCTGTTCCGACACTTGCTGCAACTGAGATGGTCATCAAAGTGACTATTCTTCCACTTCGTCTTCACGTTGACCAAGATGCTCTTGACTTTATCACTAGATTCTTCGAATTCAAGGTAGAATCGGATATTGAACCTGAAGCTCCGGGCGAGAAACCATTTTTGCAAAGAGTGGAAGTCAACTCGATTGATGTCAAATTGGATTTCAAGCCAAAGCGTGTCGATTATTCTGGTCTTCGTTCCGGTCGCACGACAGAATTCATGAACTTCATGATCCTCGATGGAGCTGATATGACCCTTAGACATTGTATCATTCACGGTTGTTCTGGGTTCGACAAAATGGGCCAAGTCCTTAATGACATTTGGACGCCAGATGtcaaagaaaatcaacttCCCGGTATCTTGGCCGGATTAGCCCCAGTCCGTTCAATCGTCAACGTTGGAAGTGGTTTCAAAGATCTTGTTGTGATACCCATGAACGAATATAAGAAGGATGGAAGAATCGTCCGGAATATTTCCAGAGGCGCTGCGATCTTTGCCAAAACCACGGGTACTGAACTTGTAAAACTTGGTGCTAAAGTTGCCATTGGCGTACAAACCGTTCTACAAGGCGCTGAAGGTCTTCTCGGGCCACAAgattcctctctcccccaTGCCAATTCCagcgatgacgaagatgaacGCAAGCAAATCTCACTTTATGCGAATCAACCGGTTGGTGTAATGCAAGGTCTCAGGGGCGGGTACGCTAGCTTACAGCGAGATCTGATCATGGCTCGAGATGCAATTATTGCAGTTCCGGGAGAAGTTATGGAAGATGGCAATGCTAAGGGGGTCTTGAAGGCCGTGAGAAAGCATGCTCCTACTGTGATATTGAGGCCAGTGATTGGAGTGGCAAAGGGGGCTGGACAAGTGTTGATGGGGGCTACGAATACTTTGGATAAGAAGAATCTGGAGAGGGTTGATGCT AAATACAAAAAGCATTGA